One Lysinibacillus fusiformis genomic window carries:
- a CDS encoding AzlC family ABC transporter permease has protein sequence MTSTTELHAKSTTSSDNSFLQGVKDCVPTLLGYISIGLAFGVVGSASGMSVLEIALLTILVYAGSAQFIFCALLLTSSPASAIIVTIFVVNLRHLLMSLTLAPQFTRYSMLRNVGFGTLLTDETFGVAVTKQMQNGKLYGKWMDGLNITAYSFWILSCVAGAFLGQWVANPEKWGLDFALIAMFVALLVLQLSSVSKNKIVHYLMLIGYMAVSMYGLSYIVPSHVAVLLATIIVATIGVVTDK, from the coding sequence ATGACAAGTACAACCGAACTTCACGCTAAGTCTACAACCTCATCAGACAACAGCTTTTTACAAGGCGTTAAGGACTGTGTTCCTACCTTACTCGGTTATATTAGTATAGGACTTGCATTCGGTGTCGTAGGTTCCGCTTCAGGTATGTCTGTACTTGAAATTGCACTATTAACAATACTCGTTTATGCAGGTTCAGCACAATTTATTTTTTGTGCACTGCTCTTAACTAGTAGTCCTGCTTCTGCCATCATTGTAACCATATTTGTAGTAAATTTACGCCATTTATTAATGAGTTTAACTTTAGCACCTCAATTTACTCGTTATTCTATGTTACGAAATGTTGGATTCGGTACATTATTAACGGATGAAACATTTGGTGTGGCAGTCACGAAACAAATGCAAAACGGCAAATTATATGGCAAATGGATGGATGGACTAAATATTACCGCATACTCATTTTGGATTTTGTCCTGTGTTGCCGGTGCTTTTTTAGGGCAATGGGTAGCAAATCCTGAGAAATGGGGCTTAGACTTTGCATTGATTGCCATGTTTGTCGCGTTACTAGTTCTGCAGCTTAGTAGCGTCAGTAAAAATAAAATTGTGCACTACTTGATGTTAATCGGATATATGGCGGTTAGTATGTATGGCTTATCCTATATAGTACCTTCTCACGTAGCAGTACTTCTAGCAACAATAATTGTAGCAACAATTGGGGTGGTGACAGATAAATGA
- a CDS encoding helix-turn-helix domain-containing protein, whose protein sequence is MEQMSRNLAFQLKKIRQQRSLSLDDVAKATGVSKAQLAQIEKGESNPTVSTIWKIAAGLRISFSSLLQPPTAHFMKFSSKDAPHVDEDEGRYRVYSIIPYDPERGWEFYKVEMEPGACSRSDAHTEGVEETVTVIQGQAIISAGEMHEQLVEGETLVFSGHQVHEYKNTSQELTILHLILQYK, encoded by the coding sequence TTGGAACAAATGAGTCGAAATTTAGCATTTCAATTAAAAAAAATACGGCAACAAAGAAGTTTGAGCCTAGATGATGTTGCTAAAGCAACGGGGGTTAGTAAGGCACAGCTAGCCCAAATTGAAAAAGGTGAATCCAATCCGACTGTATCAACTATCTGGAAAATAGCTGCTGGCTTACGGATATCATTTTCATCACTATTGCAACCTCCAACTGCCCATTTTATGAAATTTAGTAGTAAGGATGCGCCACACGTCGATGAGGACGAGGGACGCTATCGCGTGTACTCCATTATACCTTACGATCCAGAGCGAGGCTGGGAGTTCTACAAGGTTGAAATGGAACCGGGAGCGTGTAGCAGGAGTGATGCGCACACAGAAGGGGTAGAGGAAACAGTAACAGTTATTCAAGGACAAGCAATTATTTCTGCTGGAGAAATGCATGAACAATTAGTAGAAGGGGAAACACTGGTATTCTCGGGGCATCAAGTACACGAATATAAAAATACATCGCAAGAACTGACGATTTTACATTTAATTTTGCAATACAAATAG
- a CDS encoding TVP38/TMEM64 family protein, whose protein sequence is MSEWFTVENIEQVAAQYRTFGPLIGLLLPFIEAFLPFLPLVVFVVANASAFGLWFGFLLSWLGSVAGSYVIFLLVRHFGKHPKFRFITGSKKVKKLIQWVDMNGISPLFVLLCFPFTPSVIVNIVAGLSHIHKKFYLIVLLAGKFVMILGMSVLGYDLKSLLTSPVRLIIAGLAIVVLWWIGKLIEKRLNARVERDLKQMRKLPKNE, encoded by the coding sequence TTGAGTGAATGGTTTACTGTAGAAAATATTGAGCAAGTTGCTGCACAATATCGAACATTTGGTCCGCTGATTGGTTTATTATTACCTTTTATCGAGGCATTTTTGCCATTTTTACCATTGGTCGTATTCGTTGTAGCGAATGCAAGTGCGTTTGGTTTATGGTTTGGTTTTTTATTGTCATGGCTTGGCTCAGTGGCGGGCTCGTATGTCATTTTTTTGCTCGTTCGTCATTTTGGCAAACATCCAAAGTTCCGTTTTATAACCGGCAGTAAGAAGGTGAAAAAACTTATTCAATGGGTTGATATGAATGGGATTAGCCCGTTGTTTGTATTGCTATGTTTTCCCTTTACACCTTCCGTCATTGTCAATATAGTAGCCGGATTATCTCACATTCATAAAAAGTTTTATTTAATAGTGCTGTTAGCAGGTAAATTCGTCATGATTTTAGGTATGAGTGTGCTTGGCTATGATTTAAAATCGTTACTAACAAGTCCTGTCCGATTAATAATTGCTGGTCTTGCGATTGTCGTACTATGGTGGATTGGCAAGCTGATAGAGAAGCGATTGAATGCTCGGGTGGAAAGAGATTTGAAGCAAATGCGAAAATTGCCGAAAAATGAATAA
- the addB gene encoding helicase-exonuclease AddAB subunit AddB: MTLRIVSGRAGTGKSAFIHKEIVEQLNSDPLGYPIFIIVPDQMSYSTEYELTNKHGLQGLIRAQVMTFKRLAWLVLQETGGIARKEVNGYGYRMLIRKLLEEQKSEFSLFRQAAGKRGFTEEIETLLREFSRYSVNSTVLSEVAASLKAVDAPNTLQAKANDLQIVLQALEARLGTTYVDSEGYYPILTEQLKHSETMNQATIYIDGFTAFTVRELELVQELLKVTKHVTVVLPFDHEDEAKDEQALFNEAATTNQRLLDIAQEEGIEVEAPLHFIKTHRFLSEDLRHVEAEFTEMVPHTKKTDGDVMVLEASNRRAEIHAIAREITKLTRQEDYRYQDIVLLYRQADVYDPLISTIFQQYDIPIFTNTKKTMLHHPLIEFSRSALEVVNTNWKYEPVFRSVKTDLFFPLHAERSVWRERADRLENYCLAQGIYGERWFEESRWFYKKYRGLEFHSRIQTDEERAMQAEIEAIRDEIRQPLKDFQDKLIQAKTGRAVATALFELIEDVQVYDKLQSMKDRELDRGDALAASEHNQAWSEWVAVLDQFVYMFGEQEMSVEEAAKILDEGFDTLEFSRIPPTLDEVMVATVDLARLSDIKIAFVLGMNDGIYPTRMDYEGLLSDTEREWFSQIGYELAPTSKNRLLQENFLLYRALTTPTDKLYMTYPTADEEGKALLSSLYIKRIIGNDKTEGLLSGVTIQRVVIDPIELLDDNVLPYLRHPRTALAHLMVQLRQAQHSRELAPEWLALQKFYEQDPYWSLVLDRVMQPITQKNEAEPLENYITQELYGKRLTSSVSRVEKYFRCPFSHFTTYGLRLEERAEYRLETFAMGDLFHEALKWITEETHSQQLSWIRLTRQQIQQLARQAVEQIVPVFSHQILLSSARYRYIQRKLIRIVERTMTALTQHANVSHFKPIAIEASFGPGQHEQLPALEIDLAGGKKMFMRGRIDRVDSASFDDRSYLRIVDYKSSSRDLDLNEVYHGLSLQVLTYLDVAMENASYWLPGDAEPAGVLYVHVHNPMLKLDKDLSHSEIEEDRLKQYKMKGLLTENPQAILSMDEQLEEASGHSQIIPVYMKKDGTPSESQSRIVPVNDMKNIQHFVRRKHQEAGNGILAGDTAISPFKLKSKTACDYCQFAAVCQFDPSDGKQSYRQLPQAKPVEVVEKIRKELN, encoded by the coding sequence ATGACATTACGTATTGTTTCAGGACGTGCTGGTACAGGAAAATCAGCGTTTATTCATAAGGAGATTGTTGAGCAGTTAAATTCAGATCCGTTAGGGTATCCGATTTTTATTATCGTGCCTGACCAAATGTCTTATTCAACGGAGTATGAGCTCACAAATAAACATGGCTTGCAGGGTTTAATTCGGGCGCAGGTTATGACATTTAAACGTTTGGCATGGCTCGTACTACAGGAAACAGGTGGTATTGCTCGTAAAGAAGTTAACGGCTACGGCTATCGGATGCTCATTCGCAAGCTGCTGGAGGAGCAAAAAAGCGAATTCTCGTTATTTCGACAAGCTGCAGGCAAGAGGGGTTTTACGGAGGAAATTGAAACATTACTACGTGAATTTAGCCGTTATAGTGTGAATAGTACGGTGTTGTCGGAGGTGGCTGCATCTTTGAAGGCCGTTGATGCACCGAATACATTGCAGGCAAAAGCCAATGACCTACAGATTGTCTTACAAGCTTTAGAGGCTCGACTTGGCACGACTTATGTCGATAGTGAGGGCTATTATCCGATTTTAACGGAACAACTGAAACATTCAGAGACCATGAATCAAGCAACGATTTATATAGATGGCTTTACAGCATTTACGGTAAGAGAGTTAGAGCTTGTGCAAGAACTGCTGAAGGTGACGAAGCACGTAACAGTAGTGTTACCTTTTGACCATGAAGATGAAGCTAAAGATGAGCAGGCACTCTTCAATGAAGCAGCGACAACCAATCAGCGTCTCCTTGATATTGCACAAGAGGAAGGGATTGAGGTTGAAGCACCATTGCATTTTATCAAAACACATCGTTTTCTATCCGAAGATTTGCGTCATGTGGAAGCAGAATTTACAGAAATGGTGCCACATACGAAAAAAACAGATGGCGATGTAATGGTCTTAGAGGCTTCAAATCGTCGGGCTGAAATCCATGCCATTGCCCGGGAAATAACAAAACTGACAAGGCAAGAAGACTATCGTTATCAGGATATTGTACTGCTCTATCGACAGGCAGATGTCTATGATCCACTGATTTCAACAATTTTCCAACAGTATGATATTCCTATATTTACGAATACGAAAAAGACAATGTTACATCATCCTTTGATTGAATTTAGTCGCTCTGCTTTAGAGGTTGTTAACACAAATTGGAAATATGAACCTGTTTTTCGTAGTGTAAAAACAGATTTATTTTTCCCTTTACATGCTGAGCGAAGTGTTTGGCGCGAACGGGCGGATCGTTTAGAAAATTACTGTTTGGCACAAGGGATTTATGGTGAACGCTGGTTTGAAGAATCACGCTGGTTTTATAAAAAATATCGAGGCCTTGAATTCCATTCACGTATACAAACCGACGAAGAGCGTGCGATGCAGGCAGAAATCGAGGCAATTCGAGATGAGATACGACAACCATTAAAAGATTTTCAGGACAAGCTTATACAAGCGAAAACAGGAAGAGCTGTAGCGACTGCATTATTTGAGCTGATTGAAGATGTACAAGTATATGACAAGCTTCAGTCTATGAAGGACAGAGAACTAGACAGAGGAGATGCACTTGCAGCAAGTGAGCATAATCAAGCATGGAGCGAATGGGTTGCCGTGTTGGATCAGTTTGTGTACATGTTTGGCGAGCAAGAGATGTCAGTCGAAGAAGCGGCGAAAATTTTAGATGAGGGCTTTGATACATTAGAATTCTCTCGTATCCCACCTACACTTGATGAAGTGATGGTGGCAACAGTCGATTTAGCACGATTATCAGACATAAAGATTGCTTTTGTTCTAGGCATGAATGATGGCATTTATCCAACACGAATGGATTATGAAGGATTACTGTCAGATACCGAACGTGAATGGTTTTCCCAGATTGGCTATGAACTTGCGCCAACCTCAAAAAACCGATTACTGCAGGAGAATTTTCTATTATATCGAGCATTGACAACTCCTACTGACAAGTTATATATGACATATCCAACAGCAGATGAAGAGGGCAAGGCATTATTATCATCTTTATATATAAAACGAATCATTGGCAATGACAAAACGGAGGGGCTATTAAGTGGCGTAACAATTCAACGTGTTGTCATTGATCCAATTGAATTATTAGATGATAATGTGCTGCCTTATTTACGTCATCCAAGAACAGCATTAGCACATTTGATGGTTCAGTTACGTCAGGCGCAACATAGCCGTGAGCTTGCACCAGAATGGCTGGCTTTACAGAAGTTTTATGAGCAGGATCCATACTGGTCATTAGTATTAGACCGTGTAATGCAACCAATCACACAGAAAAATGAAGCAGAACCTTTAGAAAACTATATTACACAAGAGTTATATGGCAAACGATTAACATCGAGTGTGTCGCGTGTGGAAAAATATTTTCGCTGTCCGTTTTCCCATTTCACAACGTATGGTTTGCGTTTAGAAGAACGTGCTGAATACCGCTTAGAAACATTTGCAATGGGCGATTTATTCCATGAAGCACTAAAATGGATAACAGAGGAGACACATAGCCAACAGCTTTCATGGATTCGTTTGACAAGGCAGCAAATTCAGCAGCTAGCACGACAGGCTGTTGAGCAAATTGTACCTGTATTCTCGCATCAAATTTTATTATCCAGTGCGCGTTACCGTTACATCCAGCGTAAGCTTATCCGCATTGTAGAACGCACAATGACTGCGCTCACCCAACATGCGAATGTCTCCCACTTTAAACCGATCGCCATTGAAGCATCATTTGGACCAGGGCAACATGAGCAGCTACCTGCGCTGGAAATTGATTTAGCAGGTGGAAAGAAAATGTTTATGCGTGGACGCATTGATAGGGTTGATAGTGCGTCATTTGATGATCGCTCCTATTTACGGATTGTCGATTATAAGTCATCGAGCCGTGATTTAGATTTAAACGAGGTGTACCATGGGTTGTCATTGCAAGTTTTGACATATCTAGATGTGGCGATGGAAAATGCCTCATACTGGCTACCTGGAGATGCTGAGCCAGCAGGGGTATTATATGTTCATGTTCACAATCCGATGTTAAAGCTCGATAAGGATTTGAGCCATAGTGAAATTGAGGAAGATCGTTTAAAGCAATACAAAATGAAGGGCCTTCTCACAGAAAATCCACAAGCTATATTATCAATGGACGAACAGCTTGAAGAAGCAAGTGGACATTCACAAATTATCCCTGTCTATATGAAAAAAGATGGTACCCCATCGGAATCTCAATCGCGCATTGTGCCTGTAAATGATATGAAAAATATTCAGCATTTTGTACGCCGGAAGCACCAAGAGGCAGGAAATGGTATTTTAGCAGGTGATACTGCGATTAGCCCATTTAAATTAAAATCGAAAACGGCATGTGATTATTGTCAATTTGCAGCTGTCTGTCAATTTGACCCATCTGATGGTAAGCAAAGTTATCGGCAGTTACCGCAAGCGAAGCCGGTAGAGGTCGTAGAGAAAATTCGTAAGGAGTTGAATTAA